From a single Oceaniferula flava genomic region:
- a CDS encoding YebC/PmpR family DNA-binding transcriptional regulator, translated as MGRAFEARRAGKEKRWGEMSRLFPKLGKVITMAAKAGGSDPESNTALKTAVNNAKAQNMPKDNIEKAIKRATAADAANYDEVSYEGKGPHGALLWVECATDNATRTVANVKSIFNKNGGQVVNNGSLDFMFDRKAVIEFAKSDDLDLEDIELNLIDHGLEEMDVQDDRVLIYGDFTSFGDLTKACEDMGIEGVKATLQRISNNPQEFTEAQIEEIEVLIDKLEEDDDVQSVFTNIA; from the coding sequence ATGGGAAGAGCATTTGAAGCACGTCGTGCAGGAAAAGAAAAACGTTGGGGCGAAATGTCGCGCCTGTTTCCGAAACTTGGTAAGGTCATCACCATGGCGGCCAAGGCCGGGGGATCTGATCCCGAGTCGAACACCGCGCTGAAAACGGCGGTGAACAATGCCAAGGCGCAGAACATGCCCAAGGACAACATCGAGAAAGCCATCAAGCGAGCTACCGCCGCCGATGCCGCCAACTACGATGAAGTCAGCTACGAAGGCAAAGGTCCACACGGTGCACTGCTCTGGGTGGAATGTGCTACTGACAATGCGACGCGAACCGTGGCCAACGTCAAAAGCATCTTTAACAAGAACGGTGGCCAAGTCGTCAACAACGGCTCATTGGACTTTATGTTTGATCGCAAGGCTGTGATCGAATTTGCCAAATCCGACGACCTCGACCTCGAGGACATCGAACTGAATCTGATCGACCACGGACTCGAGGAAATGGATGTGCAAGATGATCGCGTGCTGATCTACGGCGATTTCACCAGCTTCGGGGATTTGACCAAAGCCTGCGAGGACATGGGCATCGAAGGAGTCAAAGCGACTCTCCAACGCATCTCCAACAACCCTCAGGAGTTTACCGAGGCTCAGATCGAAGAGATCGAGGTGCTGATCGATAAATTGGAAGAAGACGATGATGTGCAGTCCGTCTTCACCAACATTGCCTAG
- a CDS encoding DUF4177 domain-containing protein encodes MTRWEYTTVRFSVKSSTQSADIDLNEVAQTLTDWGNDGWELVSTESLTGIQGQTMYLLAVMKRER; translated from the coding sequence ATGACCCGATGGGAATACACCACCGTGCGCTTTTCCGTAAAAAGCAGCACCCAGTCTGCCGACATCGATCTGAATGAGGTTGCGCAGACTCTCACCGACTGGGGCAATGACGGCTGGGAGCTGGTCAGCACCGAGAGCCTCACTGGGATTCAAGGCCAGACGATGTATCTTTTGGCGGTGATGAAGCGTGAGAGGTAA
- a CDS encoding acylphosphatase, which yields MIAKRVIFEGRVQGVGFRYATKQLAMGFDVCGWVKNLPEGTVEMQLMGEEEEVDEFIKEIVEESAMAHHIQNVYSEEISLLDDVKGFTISA from the coding sequence ATGATTGCCAAACGCGTTATTTTCGAAGGCCGAGTGCAGGGTGTCGGGTTCCGCTACGCCACCAAACAGCTCGCCATGGGCTTCGATGTCTGTGGCTGGGTGAAAAACCTGCCCGAAGGAACGGTGGAAATGCAGCTGATGGGCGAGGAAGAGGAAGTCGACGAGTTTATCAAAGAGATCGTCGAAGAAAGCGCCATGGCCCATCATATTCAGAACGTCTACAGTGAGGAAATCTCGCTCTTGGACGATGTGAAAGGTTTCACAATTTCAGCCTAA